A single genomic interval of Mucilaginibacter robiniae harbors:
- a CDS encoding enoyl-ACP reductase FabI: protein MAYNLLKGKKGIIFGALDEKSIAWKTAQRCKAEGAELVLTNAPIALRMGTINKLAEEVNAPVIPADVTSEADVTNLFEKTMEHFNGGVDFVLHSIGMSINVRKNIPYTENNLEFTHKGLDISAVSLHRVLQAAMKLDAINEWGSVVALTYIAAQRVFPNYNDMADGKAMLESIARNFGYYYGVQKKVRVNTISQSPTLTTAGSGVKGIDGFINFAEKMSPLGNANADNCADYCVTMFSDLTKMVTMQNLFHDGGFSYTGVTPEVIESMSKE, encoded by the coding sequence ATGGCTTATAATTTACTGAAAGGTAAAAAGGGCATTATTTTTGGCGCCCTGGATGAAAAATCAATTGCCTGGAAAACCGCCCAGCGCTGCAAAGCCGAAGGCGCTGAACTGGTACTGACCAACGCTCCTATTGCTCTGCGCATGGGAACCATCAATAAACTGGCCGAAGAGGTAAACGCACCGGTTATTCCGGCCGACGTAACCAGCGAAGCTGATGTAACCAACCTTTTTGAAAAAACCATGGAACATTTCAATGGTGGGGTTGATTTTGTGCTACACTCTATAGGTATGAGCATCAATGTGCGTAAAAACATTCCATACACCGAAAACAACCTGGAGTTTACGCACAAAGGTTTAGATATATCGGCCGTTAGTTTACACCGCGTATTACAAGCTGCCATGAAACTGGATGCCATTAACGAGTGGGGTTCGGTAGTAGCTTTAACTTACATTGCTGCACAACGCGTATTCCCGAACTACAATGATATGGCTGATGGTAAAGCTATGCTGGAAAGCATTGCCCGTAACTTTGGCTACTACTATGGTGTTCAGAAAAAAGTAAGGGTAAATACCATTTCCCAATCTCCTACCCTAACCACAGCTGGTTCAGGCGTTAAAGGAATTGATGGCTTTATCAACTTTGCAGAAAAGATGAGTCCGCTGGGTAATGCCAATGCCGATAACTGCGCTGATTACTGCGTTACTATGTTCTCTGATTTAACCAAAATGGTAACTATGCAAAACCTTTTCCATGATGGTGGTTTCTCTTACACTGGTGTTACGCCAGAGGTGATTGAAAGCATGAGCAAAGAATAA
- the dinB gene encoding DNA polymerase IV: MLKRYIVHIDLDSFFVSVERLFNPALVGKPVIIGGSAERGVVAACSYEARQYGIHSAMPSRQAAQLCPHAIFIRGTYERYADASRKVTRIIHDAVPLYQKTSVDEFYIDLTGMDRYYDPYQMATELRQRVIHETGLPISFGMASGKTVAKMATNKAKPNGQLWVKHGEEKAFMAPFNISTIPMLGEKTCQKLYGYGIEKISDLQRVDVRFLESLLGKWGRAIWEKAQGIDDSEIIPHSDRKSISTEHTFDADTANKRTLETLLISMTEELAFKLRSENKLSACLAIKIRYANFETHTLQEKIPYTSAEHILIPAIKKLLKQAWNQHRPIRLIGVKLSQLCSGNYQINLFEDSEEQIKLYRAMDDINFKYGNKTICRAAGMEIEQRNFNPFHPGK; this comes from the coding sequence ATGCTTAAGCGTTACATCGTTCACATTGATTTGGATTCTTTTTTTGTATCGGTAGAACGGTTGTTTAATCCGGCGCTTGTGGGTAAACCGGTCATCATCGGCGGTTCGGCAGAACGGGGCGTGGTAGCTGCCTGTAGTTATGAGGCGCGGCAGTATGGCATACACTCGGCAATGCCATCCAGGCAAGCCGCTCAATTATGTCCGCACGCTATTTTTATACGTGGCACTTATGAGCGTTATGCGGATGCTTCACGCAAGGTAACGCGTATTATACATGATGCTGTGCCGCTGTACCAGAAAACCTCAGTTGATGAATTTTATATTGACCTAACCGGTATGGACCGATACTATGACCCTTATCAAATGGCTACTGAACTGCGGCAACGGGTAATTCATGAAACTGGTCTGCCTATATCATTCGGAATGGCTTCGGGTAAAACAGTGGCTAAAATGGCTACCAACAAGGCTAAGCCTAACGGGCAATTGTGGGTAAAGCATGGAGAGGAAAAAGCGTTTATGGCGCCATTCAACATTAGTACTATACCTATGTTGGGTGAAAAAACCTGTCAAAAACTGTATGGCTATGGTATTGAAAAAATCAGTGATTTACAACGAGTGGATGTACGCTTTCTGGAAAGTTTGTTAGGTAAGTGGGGGCGTGCTATTTGGGAAAAGGCGCAAGGTATAGATGATAGTGAAATTATACCGCACAGCGATCGGAAATCTATTTCAACCGAGCATACCTTTGATGCTGATACGGCTAACAAACGTACTTTGGAAACGCTGCTGATTTCTATGACAGAAGAGTTAGCTTTTAAACTGCGTAGTGAAAATAAGCTGTCCGCATGCTTAGCGATCAAAATTAGGTATGCAAATTTTGAAACGCATACCTTGCAGGAAAAAATACCTTATACTTCGGCCGAGCACATTTTGATACCGGCTATTAAAAAGCTGCTAAAACAAGCCTGGAACCAGCACCGACCTATTCGCTTAATAGGTGTGAAGCTCAGTCAGCTTTGCAGTGGCAATTATCAGATTAACCTATTTGAAGATAGTGAAGAGCAAATTAAGCTATATAGAGCTATGGATGATATTAACTTTAAATACGGTAATAAAACTATTTGCCGTGCGGCCGGTATGGAAATTGAACAACGTAATTTTAATCCCTTTCATCCCGGAAAGTAA
- a CDS encoding family 1 glycosylhydrolase, with protein MRSTFMFSTGIENSYPTININGKKVRVDELEKTGHYERWKEDFALVKEMGIDYLRYGPPYYKVHTGPGQYDWSLADEAFAELKRLDICPIVDLCHFGVPDWLGDFQNTDFPQYFAEYAKAFAERYPYIMLYTPVNEIFVAAMFSGQYGWWNECLSSDRSFVTALKNLCKANVMAMHAILSVQPEASFIQSESSEYFHPEDPSCRHLTHFLNEKRFLSLDLSYGHPVSVTMYKYLLDNGMTDQEYTWFHQNQVKAKCIMGNDYYVTNEHLVHADGSTSASGEIFGYYIITQQYYNRYKLPVMHTETNIAEPQAVAWLKKEWANLYRFKQDGFPIVGFTWFSLIDQVDWDSALRDDAGRVNALGLYDLDRKIRPVGEAYKKLIEVWRPVLAEESFGLQTYL; from the coding sequence ATGAGAAGTACATTCATGTTCAGCACGGGTATTGAAAACAGTTACCCAACAATAAATATAAACGGCAAAAAAGTACGGGTTGATGAACTGGAAAAAACCGGCCATTACGAACGCTGGAAAGAAGATTTTGCCTTAGTTAAAGAAATGGGGATTGATTACCTGCGCTATGGCCCTCCCTACTACAAAGTACATACCGGCCCTGGACAATATGACTGGAGCCTGGCTGACGAAGCTTTTGCAGAACTGAAGCGACTAGACATTTGCCCGATTGTTGACCTTTGCCACTTTGGCGTACCCGATTGGCTAGGTGATTTTCAGAATACGGATTTTCCGCAGTATTTTGCTGAGTATGCCAAGGCTTTTGCCGAACGCTACCCTTACATTATGTTGTACACGCCCGTGAATGAAATTTTCGTGGCGGCCATGTTTTCGGGTCAGTATGGCTGGTGGAACGAGTGCTTAAGCAGCGACCGTTCATTTGTAACTGCACTCAAAAATTTGTGCAAAGCCAATGTAATGGCCATGCATGCCATATTATCTGTACAGCCTGAGGCTAGCTTTATTCAAAGTGAATCGTCAGAGTACTTTCACCCGGAAGACCCAAGCTGCCGTCATTTGACTCATTTCTTGAATGAAAAACGCTTCTTATCGCTTGATTTATCCTACGGACATCCGGTAAGTGTAACTATGTACAAGTATTTGCTTGATAATGGCATGACCGATCAGGAATACACCTGGTTTCATCAAAACCAAGTAAAAGCCAAATGCATTATGGGTAATGATTATTATGTCACCAATGAGCACCTGGTACATGCGGATGGCAGCACATCAGCATCGGGCGAAATATTTGGTTACTACATTATTACACAGCAATATTATAACCGCTACAAGTTACCAGTTATGCACACAGAAACCAACATTGCTGAGCCCCAGGCTGTAGCCTGGCTAAAAAAAGAATGGGCCAACCTGTACCGGTTTAAGCAAGACGGTTTCCCGATTGTAGGTTTTACCTGGTTCAGTTTAATTGATCAAGTAGATTGGGATTCGGCATTGCGAGATGATGCGGGCCGTGTTAATGCTTTGGGTTTATATGACTTAGACCGGAAAATACGCCCGGTTGGTGAGGCTTATAAGAAACTAATTGAAGTTTGGAGACCTGTGCTGGCCGAAGAAAGCTTTGGATTACAAACATATTTGTAA
- a CDS encoding Gfo/Idh/MocA family protein yields MKPVQPLSRRKFLHNVAVGAGALTIGPSLLSLAAGKPAKKLGIALVGLGMYSTGQLAPALQHTEHCYLAGIVTGTPAKAETWSQKYNIPAKNIYNYQNFDSIKDNPDIDIVYVVLPVALHKEYTIRAAKAGKHVICEKPMAISAQECRDMIAACKQANRMLSIGYRLHFDPYHQETMRLGQKQVFGKLTAFEAANGFVWGSDPNAWRLKKALAGGGGLMDMGIYTIQAARYTTGMEPLAVTARQEKTKPELFKEVDETVFFELEFPNGLKAQCKSSYNNNWSSLKATAQHGGFELNPAFPYNGIKGKSTQGTFNYPPMIQQAAQMDNFAQCVLSGQATSVPGEEGLKDMKVIEAIYRSLDHGGRRELV; encoded by the coding sequence ATGAAACCTGTACAGCCATTATCAAGGCGCAAGTTTTTGCATAACGTTGCCGTAGGCGCCGGTGCATTAACTATTGGCCCGTCTTTACTTTCATTAGCCGCTGGTAAGCCAGCCAAAAAGTTAGGCATAGCCTTGGTTGGCTTGGGTATGTACAGCACCGGGCAACTGGCGCCAGCCTTACAACATACCGAGCATTGCTACTTGGCAGGTATTGTAACCGGTACGCCTGCTAAAGCTGAAACTTGGAGCCAGAAATATAATATACCTGCCAAAAACATCTACAACTATCAGAATTTTGATAGCATTAAAGATAATCCTGATATCGATATTGTATATGTGGTGCTGCCTGTAGCGCTGCATAAAGAATATACCATCAGAGCGGCTAAAGCTGGTAAGCATGTCATTTGTGAAAAGCCTATGGCTATAAGTGCGCAGGAATGCCGGGATATGATTGCAGCTTGTAAGCAAGCTAACCGGATGCTGTCTATCGGTTATCGGTTGCATTTTGACCCATATCACCAAGAAACTATGAGGCTAGGGCAAAAACAAGTATTTGGAAAGCTTACAGCATTTGAGGCCGCTAACGGCTTTGTTTGGGGAAGTGACCCGAATGCCTGGCGTTTGAAAAAAGCACTGGCTGGTGGCGGCGGATTAATGGATATGGGTATTTATACCATACAGGCGGCACGCTATACTACCGGTATGGAGCCCCTAGCAGTTACAGCCCGGCAGGAAAAAACCAAGCCTGAACTATTTAAAGAGGTTGACGAAACTGTGTTTTTTGAACTGGAGTTTCCCAACGGTTTAAAGGCGCAATGTAAAAGCAGCTATAATAATAATTGGAGCAGCCTGAAAGCCACAGCGCAACATGGTGGTTTTGAACTGAACCCGGCTTTTCCGTACAATGGCATAAAAGGCAAATCAACTCAAGGTACTTTCAACTATCCGCCCATGATACAGCAGGCAGCACAAATGGATAATTTTGCGCAATGTGTTCTATCTGGACAGGCCACCAGCGTTCCGGGTGAGGAAGGTTTGAAAGATATGAAGGTAATTGAAGCCATTTACCGTAGTTTGGATCATGGAGGCCGGCGTGAGCTGGTATAA
- a CDS encoding SDR family NAD(P)-dependent oxidoreductase — protein sequence MRFTNKVCLVTGGTSGIGQATCFQLGREGAIVIVIGRNDEEGAQTVTQIEQSGAEAQFIKTDIGNADQVKQCVDTVIEKYGRVDVLVNNAAMMTFTPIVDLSIEDWDNLMNVNLRSTFLFCKYCLPHMNKGSVVNVSSVHGHETTPNVLPYAASKGGTEAFTRGLCLEYPSSQARFNCVAPGAVNTPMLWSNPNVKSGKEKIEGEVGTPENLAAAICFLASDEAAYVNGTTLVVDGGRLDRL from the coding sequence ATGCGATTTACCAATAAAGTTTGCCTAGTAACCGGCGGCACATCAGGCATAGGTCAGGCTACCTGTTTTCAACTAGGTCGTGAAGGGGCCATTGTAATTGTAATTGGCCGGAATGATGAAGAAGGCGCACAAACTGTAACTCAAATTGAACAAAGCGGCGCTGAAGCGCAGTTTATTAAAACTGATATCGGCAACGCCGACCAGGTTAAGCAATGCGTAGATACAGTGATTGAAAAATACGGCAGAGTGGATGTATTAGTGAACAATGCTGCCATGATGACCTTTACGCCCATTGTAGATTTATCTATCGAAGACTGGGATAACTTGATGAATGTGAATCTGCGTTCTACCTTTTTATTTTGCAAATACTGCCTGCCGCACATGAATAAAGGTTCAGTGGTTAACGTAAGTTCGGTACACGGGCATGAAACTACGCCGAATGTATTGCCTTATGCTGCCAGCAAAGGTGGCACCGAAGCATTTACCCGCGGCCTTTGTTTAGAATATCCTTCCAGCCAAGCCCGGTTTAACTGCGTAGCGCCTGGTGCGGTAAACACACCTATGCTCTGGAGCAATCCGAACGTAAAAAGCGGAAAAGAAAAAATTGAAGGAGAAGTAGGTACACCCGAAAACCTGGCAGCGGCTATATGCTTTTTAGCTTCAGATGAAGCTGCCTATGTAAATGGCACTACCCTGGTGGTAGATGGTGGCCGTTTAGACCGGTTGTAA
- a CDS encoding response regulator — MKIVVVEDNPDIRDIIDYILKDDGYEVISSVDGSVVNQFSEVNPDLVLMDELLPGPRGSQLCQQIKSDEQTRHIPVVLVSTMPHLDKLAEKCGADGYLEKPFNISALVELIRKYAPLNGN; from the coding sequence GTGAAAATTGTAGTAGTTGAAGACAACCCAGACATTCGTGATATTATTGACTACATTTTAAAAGATGATGGTTATGAAGTAATATCCTCTGTTGATGGTAGCGTTGTCAATCAATTCAGTGAAGTTAATCCTGACTTGGTATTAATGGACGAATTGCTGCCCGGCCCGCGTGGCAGTCAATTATGTCAACAAATTAAATCTGATGAGCAAACACGCCATATTCCGGTAGTACTGGTTTCTACCATGCCCCACCTGGATAAGTTGGCAGAAAAATGCGGCGCAGATGGTTATCTGGAAAAGCCATTTAACATTAGCGCACTGGTTGAACTGATCAGAAAATACGCTCCGTTAAACGGTAATTGA
- a CDS encoding 2'-5' RNA ligase family protein, which yields MQTQAHLTIHEFSRKNPGHIQEFVQQLYPKINNMPPITFQIDNFSSFKHGEESRTLYAAIKPTYKTDNWLALFKQHLNVGEVITPHVTVAKNISIDQFLLLWPIFTNELFQEKFIADRLMILERESLKPDCKWKIYRELYFRKNV from the coding sequence ATGCAAACGCAGGCTCATTTAACTATACATGAGTTTTCACGCAAAAACCCTGGCCATATTCAGGAGTTTGTTCAACAGCTGTATCCTAAAATTAATAATATGCCACCCATTACTTTCCAGATTGATAATTTTTCGAGTTTTAAACATGGTGAGGAAAGCAGAACCCTTTATGCAGCCATAAAGCCTACTTATAAAACAGATAACTGGCTGGCCTTATTCAAACAGCATTTAAATGTAGGTGAGGTAATTACCCCACATGTTACCGTGGCTAAAAATATTTCTATTGATCAATTTTTACTGCTATGGCCTATATTTACCAATGAATTATTTCAGGAAAAATTTATAGCCGACCGGCTCATGATTCTGGAAAGAGAATCTTTGAAGCCTGACTGCAAGTGGAAAATTTATCGCGAACTATATTTTAGGAAAAACGTTTAA
- a CDS encoding carboxypeptidase-like regulatory domain-containing protein, whose protein sequence is MYKSILFFLALLPLFCQAQLTVSGKIINAADKQPVAKASIFLSNTTVGTTSADNGNYSMVNVKPGQYTLVVSAVGYETYNYNLAANANVTALNIELKPTSIELKDVVIKPDKEWEQNYAAFKNELFGPSPAAQECKILNPEMLDLTYDKVHNRLLAKSYDYLEIENRALGYKLHYKLEDFERDYRDNSYYHQWSVLFEDLKGSKSQQRRWNKNRINAYLGSSEHYYRSVLNHQTEKEGFKTLRLIRKDNPKRPTDSLIKAKMHHFMLVQSAHKVHGKIVANDSLTYWANQSAIPKIVQYLITTPQHTDSLLHRTDVTGLYALSFKDCLYVLYTKKHNTTTMSNLPMNAPDNLTSIVTLTDPYLFFDTNGVVANLHGFVYEGDWAARRVADLLPVDYEPPVKKP, encoded by the coding sequence ATGTATAAGTCCATCCTCTTTTTTTTGGCTCTGCTGCCCTTATTTTGCCAAGCACAATTAACCGTATCGGGCAAGATTATCAATGCTGCCGATAAGCAGCCTGTAGCTAAAGCCAGTATATTTTTAAGTAACACTACCGTTGGTACTACTTCGGCAGATAACGGTAATTACAGTATGGTTAATGTAAAACCAGGTCAGTACACCTTGGTTGTATCAGCAGTGGGCTACGAAACCTACAACTATAACCTAGCAGCTAATGCCAATGTTACAGCTTTGAACATTGAATTAAAACCCACATCTATCGAGTTGAAAGATGTAGTGATAAAGCCTGATAAGGAATGGGAACAAAATTATGCAGCTTTCAAAAACGAGCTCTTTGGTCCCTCACCTGCTGCCCAGGAGTGTAAAATTCTGAATCCCGAAATGCTGGACCTGACTTATGACAAGGTACATAATCGTCTGCTGGCAAAATCTTATGATTACCTGGAAATTGAGAACCGCGCACTTGGCTACAAACTGCATTATAAGCTGGAAGATTTTGAGCGCGACTATCGGGATAATAGTTATTATCATCAATGGTCGGTGCTGTTTGAGGACCTGAAAGGCAGCAAATCGCAGCAACGTAGATGGAATAAGAACCGGATTAATGCTTATTTAGGTTCCAGCGAACATTATTACCGCTCGGTCCTGAACCATCAGACAGAAAAAGAAGGATTTAAAACGCTCAGACTAATTAGAAAAGATAATCCTAAACGGCCTACAGACAGCCTGATTAAAGCGAAAATGCATCACTTTATGCTTGTACAAAGTGCTCATAAAGTTCATGGTAAAATAGTAGCTAATGACTCATTGACCTACTGGGCTAACCAATCAGCAATACCTAAAATTGTACAGTACCTGATTACCACGCCACAGCATACTGACAGTTTGCTTCATCGCACGGATGTAACCGGATTGTATGCACTAAGCTTTAAAGATTGCTTATATGTGCTGTACACTAAAAAGCATAATACCACTACCATGTCTAACCTGCCGATGAACGCGCCTGATAATTTAACTTCTATTGTTACCCTTACCGACCCCTACTTATTTTTTGACACAAACGGTGTAGTAGCCAACCTTCACGGCTTTGTTTATGAAGGTGACTGGGCAGCAAGGCGAGTAGCCGATTTACTTCCGGTTGATTATGAACCACCTGTTAAAAAGCCATGA
- a CDS encoding ATP-dependent Clp protease ATP-binding subunit, with the protein MEAKFSPRVKDVISYSREEALRLGHDYIGTEHLLLGLIRDGDGIAIKLLKGLQVDTAKLRRAVEDAVKGTTGTNVHIGSIPLTKQAEKVLKITYLEAKIFKSDIIGTEHLLLSILRDEDNIASQLLMQFNVNYEVFKHEVESHKNITDEMPGSSTGGDDDFKEEESFSQPKKVSDIKSKTPVLDNFGRDLTKAAEEGRLDPIVGREKEIERVSQILSRRKKNNPILIGEPGVGKSAIAEGLALRIVQRKVSRVLFNKRVVTLDLASLVAGTKYRGQFEERMKAVMNELEKSPDVILFIDEIHTIVGAGGASGSLDASNMFKPALARGEIQCIGATTLDEYRQYIEKDGALDRRFQKVMVEPASPDETIEILTRIKDKYEEHHGVTYTPEAIQACVALTSRYITDRFLPDKAIDALDEAGSRVHLTNIHVPQNILDIEQKIEQIKVEKNRVVRSQKYEEAAKLRDTEKHLLEELEQAKAAWEAETKSKRYTVSEDNVAEVVAMMTGIPVQKVGQGDSQKLLNMSTAIQGKIIGQDDAVKKLTKAIQRTRAGLKDPKKPIGSFIFLGPTGVGKTELAKELARFMFDTEDALIQIDMSEYMEKFAVSRLVGAPPGYVGYEEGGQLTEKVRRKPYAVVLLDEIEKAHPDVFNILLQVLDEGQLTDSLGRKVDFRNTIIIMTSNIGARQLKDFGQGVGFNTAAKLNQADAHSRGVIENALKRAFAPEFLNRIDDVIVFNSLTKEDIFKIIDIELASLFGRVNGLGYTIELTDNAKEVIADRGYDQNFGARPLKRAIQKYLEDPIAEEILKGELAEGDVMEVDFDKEADKIVITAKKSGESKTPETEEQE; encoded by the coding sequence ATGGAAGCTAAATTTTCGCCCCGTGTTAAAGATGTGATCTCGTATAGCCGGGAAGAGGCCCTTCGCCTTGGCCACGACTATATCGGTACTGAACATCTTTTACTGGGACTTATTCGCGACGGTGATGGCATAGCTATCAAGTTGCTGAAAGGTTTGCAGGTGGATACTGCAAAACTTCGCCGCGCCGTTGAAGATGCCGTAAAAGGCACAACTGGAACCAATGTACATATCGGTAGCATACCATTAACCAAGCAAGCCGAAAAAGTACTTAAAATCACTTATCTGGAAGCAAAAATATTTAAAAGCGATATCATAGGCACTGAACATTTACTATTGTCTATTTTACGTGATGAAGATAATATTGCCTCACAACTGCTGATGCAGTTTAATGTGAACTATGAAGTATTTAAACATGAAGTAGAATCACACAAAAATATTACTGATGAAATGCCGGGTTCATCTACTGGTGGTGATGATGACTTTAAAGAAGAAGAATCATTCAGCCAGCCTAAAAAGGTATCTGATATTAAATCAAAAACTCCGGTACTTGACAACTTTGGCCGCGATTTAACGAAAGCTGCTGAAGAAGGCCGTTTAGATCCTATTGTAGGTCGGGAGAAAGAAATTGAGCGTGTATCGCAAATTCTTTCCCGTCGTAAAAAGAACAATCCAATCCTGATTGGTGAGCCGGGTGTGGGTAAATCAGCTATTGCTGAAGGCTTGGCACTGCGCATTGTACAACGTAAAGTATCACGTGTACTGTTTAACAAAAGAGTAGTAACACTTGATCTGGCTTCATTGGTGGCAGGTACTAAATACCGTGGCCAGTTTGAAGAGCGTATGAAAGCCGTAATGAACGAGCTGGAAAAATCTCCGGATGTAATTCTGTTCATTGATGAGATTCATACCATTGTGGGTGCTGGTGGCGCTTCAGGTTCACTGGATGCCTCTAACATGTTTAAACCAGCTTTAGCTCGCGGTGAAATTCAATGCATTGGTGCTACTACGTTGGATGAATACCGTCAATATATTGAAAAAGATGGCGCTTTAGACCGTCGTTTTCAAAAAGTAATGGTTGAACCAGCTTCGCCTGATGAAACCATTGAGATATTGACCCGCATTAAAGATAAATATGAAGAGCACCACGGTGTAACTTATACACCGGAAGCTATTCAGGCTTGTGTGGCTTTAACTTCACGCTACATTACCGACCGCTTTTTACCAGATAAGGCAATTGATGCTTTAGATGAAGCCGGTTCACGCGTTCACCTAACCAATATCCATGTGCCTCAAAACATTCTGGATATTGAGCAAAAGATTGAGCAGATTAAGGTTGAGAAAAACCGGGTAGTACGCAGCCAGAAATATGAAGAAGCTGCTAAACTGCGTGATACTGAAAAACATTTGCTGGAAGAGCTGGAACAAGCTAAAGCTGCTTGGGAAGCGGAAACCAAATCAAAACGTTACACCGTATCTGAAGATAACGTAGCTGAAGTAGTAGCTATGATGACCGGTATTCCGGTACAGAAAGTAGGACAAGGCGACAGTCAGAAACTGTTGAACATGAGCACTGCTATCCAAGGCAAAATCATCGGCCAGGATGATGCTGTGAAAAAGCTGACTAAAGCTATACAGCGTACCCGTGCCGGTTTGAAAGACCCGAAGAAACCAATTGGTTCATTCATCTTCTTAGGTCCTACAGGGGTTGGTAAAACCGAGCTGGCTAAAGAGCTTGCCCGTTTTATGTTCGACACTGAGGATGCGTTGATACAGATTGATATGAGCGAATACATGGAAAAATTTGCCGTATCACGTTTAGTAGGTGCGCCTCCGGGCTACGTAGGTTATGAAGAAGGCGGACAGTTAACTGAAAAGGTACGTCGTAAACCGTATGCAGTGGTATTGCTGGATGAGATTGAAAAAGCTCACCCGGATGTATTCAACATTCTGTTACAGGTGCTTGACGAAGGTCAATTAACTGACTCATTAGGTCGTAAGGTGGATTTCAGAAATACCATCATCATCATGACCTCAAACATTGGTGCACGGCAGTTGAAAGATTTCGGTCAGGGTGTTGGTTTCAACACAGCTGCTAAACTGAACCAGGCTGATGCACACTCCAGAGGTGTGATCGAAAATGCGTTGAAGCGTGCTTTTGCTCCTGAGTTCTTGAACCGTATTGATGACGTGATTGTGTTCAACTCTTTAACCAAAGAGGACATCTTCAAAATTATCGATATTGAGTTGGCTTCATTGTTCGGCCGTGTAAATGGCTTAGGCTATACTATCGAGCTGACTGATAATGCTAAGGAAGTAATTGCCGACCGCGGTTATGACCAGAACTTCGGTGCCCGTCCGTTAAAACGAGCTATCCAGAAATACCTGGAAGATCCTATTGCAGAAGAGATTCTGAAAGGTGAACTAGCCGAAGGTGACGTAATGGAAGTTGACTTTGACAAAGAAGCCGACAAAATTGTAATCACTGCCAAAAAGAGCGGTGAAAGCAAAACACCAGAAACTGAAGAGCAAGAATAA
- a CDS encoding PAS domain-containing sensor histidine kinase, with the protein MQLLGFSDTSNLPPPQLVVDSHLQAAMNHIHLGFWELDLKTLHLTCTASCKQNFGLHPYADLSYERLQSIIYEEDLPLMQQNLAQVISRQKEFYYAEYRINHPDGTLHWIQAEGLLITEQDTPVKLAGTTLDITPRKLSDLRKDELLSIVTHEVNTPLTSIQGYLQLLDRMIKTTDQSAKMGQIIQRTMQSAERLKNIIHDYFIHTQSTIYQPSLRMQIFRLDELLNEITDHVQAITSSHEVQLPESLPTVWINGDRQDLGQVINNLLINAIKYSPGRQIVKVDLMLAEATATLSIRDYGMGIATQNLGNLFKKAYRVDYDSAVKGTGMGLYICHDIITRHDGYIGVQSTEGEGSNFYFTLPMITE; encoded by the coding sequence ATGCAGTTGCTTGGCTTTTCTGATACTTCAAATTTACCACCTCCGCAGTTGGTTGTTGATTCGCATTTACAAGCCGCCATGAACCATATTCATTTAGGTTTTTGGGAGCTGGATTTAAAAACTTTGCATTTAACCTGCACGGCCAGTTGTAAGCAAAACTTCGGATTACACCCGTATGCTGACTTGAGCTACGAACGCTTACAATCCATCATTTATGAAGAAGATTTGCCATTGATGCAGCAAAATTTGGCGCAAGTTATCAGCCGGCAAAAAGAATTTTATTACGCCGAGTACCGTATTAACCATCCTGATGGTACCCTGCACTGGATACAGGCAGAAGGCTTATTGATAACAGAACAAGATACCCCCGTAAAGCTTGCCGGCACCACGTTAGACATTACCCCACGCAAATTATCAGACTTACGCAAAGATGAGCTACTCAGCATTGTTACTCATGAAGTGAATACGCCACTAACCAGCATACAAGGCTACTTACAACTGCTGGACCGCATGATTAAAACAACTGACCAATCAGCCAAGATGGGACAAATTATTCAGCGCACAATGCAATCGGCCGAGAGACTTAAAAACATCATTCATGATTATTTTATCCATACGCAAAGCACCATTTACCAACCGAGCTTGCGTATGCAAATTTTCAGATTAGATGAGTTGCTTAATGAAATTACCGACCATGTACAAGCTATTACCTCTAGTCATGAAGTACAACTTCCTGAAAGTTTGCCTACTGTATGGATCAATGGCGACCGGCAGGATTTAGGACAGGTAATCAATAACTTGCTTATCAATGCTATTAAATATTCTCCCGGCCGGCAGATAGTTAAGGTAGATTTAATGCTTGCCGAAGCTACTGCCACGTTAAGCATACGTGATTATGGCATGGGCATAGCCACCCAAAACCTGGGCAACCTATTCAAAAAAGCCTACCGGGTTGATTATGATTCGGCAGTGAAAGGAACTGGTATGGGTTTATACATTTGCCATGATATTATTACCCGTCATGATGGCTATATTGGCGTTCAAAGTACGGAAGGTGAAGGATCTAACTTTTACTTCACCCTACCCATGATTACTGAATAG